In Haloarcula limicola, the genomic stretch GCAGCGACCGACAAGAACGGCTCGGAACCGGTAATCGGTCGCTGCCGTCGCTCTCTCGCCGTTTTCATGGCCTCTGACCGTATCGGAACTGTTATCCGTGGTCCCGGCGTCTCTGGAGATGCAATGGCGAAAGGAACGGTTGATTTCTTCAACGACACTGGCGGTTACGGTTTCATCGACACTGAGGACGCGGACGAGGACGTTTTCTTCCACATGGAAGACGTCGGCGGCCCTGACCTCGAAGAGGGGCAGGAAGTCGAGTTCGACATCGAGCAGGCGGACAAGGGTCCGCGCGCAACCAACGTTACACGGCTCTAACAATGGCGAAAGGCAAAGTCGACTTCTTCAACGACACAGGCGGGTACGGTTTCATCGACACTGAGGACGCAGACGAGGACGTTTTCTTCCACATGGAAGACGTCGGCGGCCCTGACCTCGAAGAGGGGCAGGAAGTCGAGTTCGACATCGAGCAGGCGGACAAGGGTCCGCGCGCGACGAACCTCGAACGGCTGTAAGACGGGCTTTTTGTCTACAGTCTCGCAATTATTCACACCGGCGAGCGGCTGCTATCGCCCAGCGTGCGACCGCCGTTGGCCGCGCTCACTCGACCGACAGCGGCGTCGCTGCCCGGTAGACGAGTTCCATCGGGAGCCCTGCGGCGTCCGCCGGCGGCTCGGACGGGAGCGTCCGCAGGTCACCGTCGCCGGGCCGCGCGGTGTAGGCGAGCGCAACGGCGTCTAAGACGTCGGCGACGGTCACGTCGCGGCCGGCGGTCGCCTCGGCCACTCGCTGGACCAGCGGTGCCGCGTCGCGGTCGTAGTTGACGAGCGTGCGCATCCGCTCCGCGTAGCCACCGGCCGTCTCGCGGGAGTACGCGAGCGGTTCCCCGGCGAAGGCGCGAAAGCAGAGCTCCGGGTGAGACTCGCGGACGACGGCGGCGGCCTCGGAGACCTCCCGGAGGAGTTCGTCACACATGGCGATCCCCTCGCGGCGAGCGAACGCCGCCTCCGAGAGCTCCGCGCCGCTCTTTCGCTCGTGAACGCGGTTCGCCGTGGAGTACCGGTGCTTTCGCGTGGCCTCTCGAACCGGCGGATCGAAGATCACGACGCTCCGAGGCCCGAGCACCGCGCGCGCGAGTTCGTCACAGCGCCGGACCGGATCGCCCGACTCGACGAGGCCGATGGGGACGTCTACCAGTATCCGCGCGGCGGTCTCCTCGTACCTCGACCAGCACTCGCCGATACTCTCGAAGGTTTCGGTGTGGTCGTAGCCGTCCGGTCCGAACGCGACCGCGAGGCACGACCCGTCGCCACAGACGACGCCCACGTACAGGTCCCCGACCATCATTCGACTTCGGGGACCGGGGTGCAAAAGTCTGACCCGCGTTTGGTCGCTAAGTCGTCACGTCTTCCGGCGGTTTATCGACCGATTCCCCACCAACCATTTCTCCGTGTCGGCCCACGGGACGGACATGGACGGCGTCGTACTGGCGGCCGGGAAGGGGACCCGAATGCGGCCGCTCACCGAGGAACGACCGAAGGGGCTGGTCGAAGTCGCCGGAAAGCCGCTCCTCTCCTACGCGTTCGACGCGCTGCTGTCGGTCGGCTGTGACCGGCTGGTCGCCGTGGTCGGCTATCGGGGCGACGACGTCGTCGCTCGCTACGGCGAGTCGTATCGGGAGACGCCGCTCGTCTACGTCGAACAGGCCGAGCGGCTCGGAACGGCCCACGCCCTCCGGCAGACGCTTCCCGTCGAAGACTCGCCCGTGGTCGTGATGAACGGCGACAACGTCTGTCGAGCGAACCTCGACGCCGTCGTCCGGCGACACCGCGAGACAGAGGCCGCCGCGACGCTGCTGGTCGAATCCGTCGCGCGCGAGCGGGCCCGGACGACCGGCGTCGTCGAGACGGACGCCGACGGCCGCGTCACCGGCCTCGTCGAGAAACCCGAGGACCCGCCGTCGACGCTCGTCACGCGCGGGTTCTACGTCTTCGACGCCGCGATCGACCCGGCGCTCCGTCTCGTCACGCCGTCGGCCCGCGGCGAGTACGAACTCGCCGACGCCGTCGACCTCCTCGTCCACGCGGGCCACCGCGTCGAGGCGGTCGAACTCGACGGCTGGTGTCACAACGTGAACGAACCCGCCGACCGCGAGCGCGTCGCCGACCGACTGCGGTAGCTATCGAGCCGGGGAGACGGAGAAGACGGAGGAGACGGAGAAAACGGAGGAGACGAAGGAGGTGCGGTCGAGTTACCCTTCCATCCCGCTGAACGACAGGCCGCCCTCGATGTACCGCTGTGCGAAGAGGTACACGAGCATGATCGGCAGCGCGAAGGTGAGCGCGAACGCGGAGAAGCGCGCCCACGGGATGGAGTACTCGCCGACCAGCGAGTACAGGCCGACCGGGAGGGTGTAGTTCTCCGTGCCCAGCAGCGTCTGGGCGACGACGAACTCGGTCCACCCGGTGAGGAAGATGAAGATGAACACCGTCGCCAGTCCGGCGGCGGACATCGGGAGGATGACCTCCGTGACGACCCGCCACGGCGGCGCGCCGTCGACGACGGCCGCCTCCTCGTAGGAGACCGGGATTCCGTCCATGTAGGTCTTCAACAGCCACGTGTTGAACGGCACGGCCGTCGCGGCGTAGTAGACTGACAGCGCCAACTTGCTGTTGTTGATACCGAACTGGACGTAGAGAGCGTACATCCCGATGAGCAGGGCGACACCGAGGCCGCCACCGATCTGCGTGAACAGGACGTAAGCGAACAGCACCTTCCGGCGGAGGAGGAACTCTTTCCGCGAGAGCGCGTACGACGCCGGGATGATGAGCGCCATCGAGATGAGCACCGTCGGGATCGCGACGGTGACGCTGTTCCAGAGGAACTTCTTGAACGCGGACGGCCTGTCGACGCCGTAAGCGGAGGCGTCGAGCAGCGTGATCTCCGGCGTGTTGAACACGAGCGAGAGGTCGGTCAGCGGGATGCCGACGCCGATCGTGTAGCCGGGGACGATGAGGTCGCCCACCACCCAGATGAACGGCTTGAGCGTCGGGTTATCCGGGAACAATCGGAAGCTCTCGGAGGTGTACAGCGACGACCCGCTCCCGGACAGCGCAGCCATCAGGATCCAGTAGATGGGGAACAGGAGCGCGAGCACCATTATCGTCGCGAGGACCGTCGAGACGGCGACTTTCACGACCTCTGAGGCCGGCACTTCGCCCCGTTGGACGGCCTCGTAGGTGTACTTCCAGTTCCGAACCGTGTCGACCGGGGTCATCGCGACGTTCTTCACGTCGGTCTTGAGCTTTCGACCGATGCCCGAGAGGATTCCCATCAGTCGCTCACCCCGTCGGCGAGTCTACCCTTCTTCACGTTGAGCCACATGAACGCGCCGATGAATATCAGCGCGATGATGCTGATGGTGGCGCCGCGACCGTACTCCTGGAACTGCAGCGCTTCGCGGTAGCCGTAGACGACCAGCAGTTCGTTCGCCCGCGCGGGACCCCCTTCGTTGAACACGAAGGGGATGAGGAACTGCTGGAACGACGCCGCGGACGTCAGGATGGTCGCGAACAGCACCGGTCGCTTGATCGAGGGAAGCGTGATGTGGAAGAACCGGGAGACGAAGCCGGCACCGTCGACGACGGCGGCCTCGTGCAGTTCCTCCGAGACGTCCTGGAGCGCGCTCACGGTGATGATGACCATGAACGGGTACGCGAGCCACGCCTCCGTGATGTTGTACGCCATGAACGCCGTCCAGCGCCCCGAGAGCCACGCGACCGGTTGCATCCCGATTCCGGTGAGGAACTGGTTCATCAGCCCGAACTGCGCGGAGCTGAAGATACCGCGCCACACCGTGATGATGAAGATGGGCGGCAGCCCCATCGGGAAGATGATGAACGAGCGCAGGAAGCGCTTCCCGCGGACGAGGTCGCTGGTGACGACCAGCGCGATGGAGATGCTGACGACGATCTTCAGCGTGACGCTCGTCGCGACGAACAGCCACGTCACGCCAAAGGAGTTCCAGAACTCGGGGTCGGTCAGCACGTTGGCGTAGTTCCGGAGGCCGACGAACGACGCGTCACCGAACGTCAACACGGCGACGACGCCTTCACCGGCGAAGAGATTCGCCGGCTCGGCGTTAGTGAAGGAGATCCCGATGAGATACACGACCGGAAACAGCATGAACGCCGAGAAGATGAACAGGCCGGGGAG encodes the following:
- a CDS encoding cold-shock protein, with amino-acid sequence MAKGTVDFFNDTGGYGFIDTEDADEDVFFHMEDVGGPDLEEGQEVEFDIEQADKGPRATNVTRL
- a CDS encoding cold-shock protein — its product is MAKGKVDFFNDTGGYGFIDTEDADEDVFFHMEDVGGPDLEEGQEVEFDIEQADKGPRATNLERL
- a CDS encoding DUF429 domain-containing protein, which produces MVGDLYVGVVCGDGSCLAVAFGPDGYDHTETFESIGECWSRYEETAARILVDVPIGLVESGDPVRRCDELARAVLGPRSVVIFDPPVREATRKHRYSTANRVHERKSGAELSEAAFARREGIAMCDELLREVSEAAAVVRESHPELCFRAFAGEPLAYSRETAGGYAERMRTLVNYDRDAAPLVQRVAEATAGRDVTVADVLDAVALAYTARPGDGDLRTLPSEPPADAAGLPMELVYRAATPLSVE
- a CDS encoding nucleotidyltransferase family protein — protein: MDGVVLAAGKGTRMRPLTEERPKGLVEVAGKPLLSYAFDALLSVGCDRLVAVVGYRGDDVVARYGESYRETPLVYVEQAERLGTAHALRQTLPVEDSPVVVMNGDNVCRANLDAVVRRHRETEAAATLLVESVARERARTTGVVETDADGRVTGLVEKPEDPPSTLVTRGFYVFDAAIDPALRLVTPSARGEYELADAVDLLVHAGHRVEAVELDGWCHNVNEPADRERVADRLR
- a CDS encoding sugar ABC transporter permease; protein product: MGILSGIGRKLKTDVKNVAMTPVDTVRNWKYTYEAVQRGEVPASEVVKVAVSTVLATIMVLALLFPIYWILMAALSGSGSSLYTSESFRLFPDNPTLKPFIWVVGDLIVPGYTIGVGIPLTDLSLVFNTPEITLLDASAYGVDRPSAFKKFLWNSVTVAIPTVLISMALIIPASYALSRKEFLLRRKVLFAYVLFTQIGGGLGVALLIGMYALYVQFGINNSKLALSVYYAATAVPFNTWLLKTYMDGIPVSYEEAAVVDGAPPWRVVTEVILPMSAAGLATVFIFIFLTGWTEFVVAQTLLGTENYTLPVGLYSLVGEYSIPWARFSAFALTFALPIMLVYLFAQRYIEGGLSFSGMEG
- a CDS encoding carbohydrate ABC transporter permease, translating into MSTATRVANRVEKVPFLSRGDASLLLVLPGLFIFSAFMLFPVVYLIGISFTNAEPANLFAGEGVVAVLTFGDASFVGLRNYANVLTDPEFWNSFGVTWLFVATSVTLKIVVSISIALVVTSDLVRGKRFLRSFIIFPMGLPPIFIITVWRGIFSSAQFGLMNQFLTGIGMQPVAWLSGRWTAFMAYNITEAWLAYPFMVIITVSALQDVSEELHEAAVVDGAGFVSRFFHITLPSIKRPVLFATILTSAASFQQFLIPFVFNEGGPARANELLVVYGYREALQFQEYGRGATISIIALIFIGAFMWLNVKKGRLADGVSD